ACGGAGGTCGATGAGTTCGACAGCGCCAGCCATACCATACGCTATCGCCTCATCGAGGGCGACCTCGACAAGTTCGAGGGAGACTGGCGCTTTCAGCGCGAGGGCAGCGGCACCCGCGTCACGCTCGGTGTCGAGTTCGATTTTGGAATTCCCAATCTCACCGAGCTCATCGGGCCCACGCTCGAGATCAAGGTGCGTGAGAACTCCCAGATGATGCTGCGCGGCATGAAGCAGCACGTCGAAAGCCAGGGTCGCGAGACGGCGGCATCGGCCGAGAAGCCGTCGACCGCCGAGCTCTCGACCTGACCTTGACTCGGCGACATGCCGAGCATCAACATCAA
This region of Pseudomonadota bacterium genomic DNA includes:
- a CDS encoding cyclase, yielding MPYVEEQIYIEGDIEAVYAIACDMEKYPQYMPDVESVTVLQRDGSCTTTEWVTDVEGTPLVWTEVDEFDSASHTIRYRLIEGDLDKFEGDWRFQREGSGTRVTLGVEFDFGIPNLTELIGPTLEIKVRENSQMMLRGMKQHVESQGRETAASAEKPSTAELST